A region of the Drosophila ananassae strain 14024-0371.13 chromosome XL, ASM1763931v2, whole genome shotgun sequence genome:
TGGGCGCGCTTGTTTTGTTTCTCCAGGGTGCTGACTGTGCCGCGACCTACGGATCTGAACAGGAATCTGCGGATCTGCGAAAAGACGGATCCCGATTACAACAGCGAAATGTACACCAAGTGGAAGTCAAACTACTCGCTCGCAGCGCGTTTGGCGAGTGTGCGCCTGCCAGTCGCACTCGGCCTGCAACGACCGCAGCCGTGCGCTGTCAAGCAGATACAGATGTGCCTCAGTTGTGTATGTGTGCGCAGGGGTGCGTATGTGTTGGTACGCGGCGTTCGTGAGAGTGCGGCTGTGTGCGTGCGCTGGACGGCCAAGCCAGCTGAGATGCCTGGATGCCAAGGATGGCCTGGATTCGCGGAAGGGATTCACTCTAATTACCTGGCTGACTGGCCCGGACGCAGGCAAGCGCTCGGGCGGAGAGCTGCGGAACCGGATTGAAGAAGCGCGTTCACTGCCTCTCGAGAGGAAAGGGCCGCTTTCGCCCTCGCTTACGTAGTTTCACGTTCGCCAGGCGTCGATTTGAAGCCTTCCGGCCCGCTTGCAGTCCCTCCGGTGCACACTTTCCCCAGACGCAAGGCACAGGACGCAAAACACTGGTCCGCGTTAGCGACGGGGTGTTGCGCGCAGGTAAATGAAACCCAAACTGAAACGCGAAAAAAACTCGCTCGCGTACGATGATTCTCGGTCGGTCGGCACAGCGCACTTTGCCGCTGACGACCGTAGCGTAGCTTTGTCTGTCGGTTGAACCGATTTTCTTATCCAGCCCAGTGTCCTCGGCGGGTTTTATTCTGTCTGTCTATAGCATGCACAAACGAAAAAACCTAAATGGCTTTGCTAATTCGCGCAATTTTCTGACTTTACCGCAGCAATGACAGATATTTTCAcgaatgtttaaaattaatttaaactgGCTGTGGAAGCCACGGTTGCAAGGGATACATTGAAACTATCGATATACAGTCATTGATATCCGAGTGGCTCTGACAATGTTACCAGTCTTTTGAATCCATAGCCTTGCCACCTCACAGCGACTGCGACAGCGGCAGAGtgaaattttaaactttttcaaattaaaaaatgcaaaataattgttttaaaaatttaaatttcaacttGCCTATGCATTGCTATTCAATAATTCACAAATTCTCATGATCCAATACAATTCAGCAGGTTGGCAACGCCGCGTCAGTCCTCCGACTATCGGTCTATCGAAAAACAGCGGGCTCCGCAGTTTTCCGCAAGGTGGCGCAGAGTTAACGACCGACTTTTTTCTATACTCAGAGCTAAGCTATAGCAAGTGCAAACCAAGTCCTAAGACAACGCAATGGCTGCTAGATTCATACAGAAAATTGTAAGGAAGTGTGTAGATTTAAGCGTCCAGCGCTTGCCATTTATCCCCGTAACCGAGAACCCCTTGTTCGTCCAGGACAGCAGCTGATTACGTGCTGGTCGCTGGCTAAAAATAATAGCGAACTCCACTAACATTGCGATTTTGTTTTTCGTATGAACGCTCCCTGCCAAAATTATCAATTCGTCGACCCACctccaacaaaaacaaaccacCGACAACAACACATTACGCAAAACACTTGCAGCTTAATCAATTGGGTCTTACTGCTGCGCGTGATGCGCCAGCGGCTGCGGCAGCAGCGTCTTCGACACTCCAAGCCCAGGTTCGTTCTCCTTTCTCCAGAGAAGATAGTCCGTGGCAGCCGTGGCCATAGCAGGAGCCGCACCCGGATCTGCTCTGTCCTGCCCGCATTCCGCACTCAGGATCCCCCATCCGTCCTGTGAAAACGCGCACGAAAAGCGCTCCCTTTACATAACACACACTGTTCTCCCTCGGTCTCCGTCtcgctctcgctctctcgTTGCGTGGTCGATACCGATAACGAGAGTCGCGTGCGAAGGGGGTGGTAGGCGGCCCGGGCGCCTCCAACCCACCGTCAGCCACTTATGAAGATCAGATTTCGGCGATTGCCACTCCAAGCAGGCCCTATCAGCGGCGTGCAATTAAATCCGGAAGGCCAGCTGCAATCTAACCTCAACACTAGCGGTGGGAGCAGAGGAGGCAGAGCTAGATGCGCGGGACGGGCTGCAACAGCTGCGACTGCTAATGctgtgttgttgttttgcaCGACGGCTTATGTAATCCAGGGCACACGGCGCGACGCTGCCCGTATTCGTAGAGATGCAGAgatgtgtgtttgtttgttgtttgttgccCCGCGAAACCATTTAGAACCTCCCGTGAAGACTCACTGACATTTGCATCCCTGTTCCATTCCATCTTTGCAGGTCAACACAACCCCCGCTGCCAGCCGTGCCTACTCCTCCGGGGCCAAGAAGGTCACGTTGATCCCTGGCGATGGCATTGGACCTGAGATCTCCGCCGCCGTCCAGAAGATCTTCACTGCGGCCAGCGTGCCCATCGAGTGGGAGGCCGTCGACGTGACTCCTGTCCGGGTGAGTGGTCCTGGCAATTTCCCAGCCGTTTGATTGAGAAGGATATGacattttaaattcaaacaatTAGCTCTAAGAAAGGTGGCAACGCCGAGCGGCCAAACGTTGGGCgggaaaattcaaaaagtgTTAATTGACTTTCGTTTTCACTTTGGATTTTCTTGGCCACCACAACCTGCAAAGCTCCCAAAGAGGAGGTCTATGGAATAGTAAAAATCCGCAACCTCTAATTAGAAACATTATGTAAAGAAACCTCAAGAGGAATTAGACAGCCCAGATAGCGAAAAACTATGATAAGATCAGTAGTTATTTAACAGGGAGGAAACTTCaaactaaactaaaaacaTAATTTATTAGAAATTAAAGAGGCGCTGCATAGTATAACTTGATTTATGAGTATTATGTAGTTTGCGTATTAAATTAAAACGGAATCATGCTTGCAGCATAAGCCCTGTTCTCTAACTTATAAACTTTGGTTATGAACAGGGTCCCGATGGCAAGTTTGGAATCCCACAGGCCGCCATCGACTCGGTTAACACGAACAAGATCGGCCTGAAGGGTCCCCTCATGACGCCCGTCGGCAAGGGTCACCGCTCCCTGAACCTGGCTCTGCGCAAGGAGTTCAACCTTTACGCCAACGTACGTCCCTGCCGCAGCCTCGAGGGCTACAAGACGCTGTACGATGACGTGGACGTCGTCACCATCCGTGAGAACACCGAGGGCGAATACTCTGGTATTGAGCACGAGATCGTCGATGGCGTTGTCCAGAGCATAAAGCTTATTACCGAGGAGGCTTCCAAGCGCGTAGCCGAGTACGCCTTCCAGTACGCGAAAAACAACAATCGCAAGAAGGTGACTGTTGTGCACAAGGCGAACATTATGTAAGTGGTGCTCCTTCCTTCCCTAAACTCCACTTAACTCATGCTTCGTCCCGCTTCATTAGGCGCATGTCTGACGGTCTCTTCCTTCGTTGTGTCCGTGATATGGCCCAGAAGTTCCCCGAGATTCAGTTCGAGGAGCGCTATCTGGACACAGTTTGCCTCAACATGGTGCAAAACCCCGGCAAATACGACGTGCTGGTAAGTTTGTTGCTACATCGGGTCATTCGAAGGTCCTCCATGTGCAAAGTCGTTAATAAATGAAGCTCAGTGAAGCATAGATCACTGTTTTG
Encoded here:
- the LOC6503192 gene encoding probable isocitrate dehydrogenase [NAD] subunit alpha, mitochondrial isoform X2; translated protein: MAARFIQKIVNTTPAASRAYSSGAKKVTLIPGDGIGPEISAAVQKIFTAASVPIEWEAVDVTPVRGPDGKFGIPQAAIDSVNTNKIGLKGPLMTPVGKGHRSLNLALRKEFNLYANVRPCRSLEGYKTLYDDVDVVTIRENTEGEYSGIEHEIVDGVVQSIKLITEEASKRVAEYAFQYAKNNNRKKVTVVHKANIMRMSDGLFLRCVRDMAQKFPEIQFEERYLDTVCLNMVQNPGKYDVLVMPNLYGDILSDMCAGLVGGLGLTPSGNMGLNGALFESVHGTAPDIAGKDLANPTALLLSAVMMLRHMELNQYADKIERAAFETIKEGKYLTGDLGGRAKCSEFTNEICAKL
- the LOC6503192 gene encoding probable isocitrate dehydrogenase [NAD] subunit alpha, mitochondrial isoform X1, with product MAARFIQKILNQLGLTAARDAPAAAAAASSTLQAQVNTTPAASRAYSSGAKKVTLIPGDGIGPEISAAVQKIFTAASVPIEWEAVDVTPVRGPDGKFGIPQAAIDSVNTNKIGLKGPLMTPVGKGHRSLNLALRKEFNLYANVRPCRSLEGYKTLYDDVDVVTIRENTEGEYSGIEHEIVDGVVQSIKLITEEASKRVAEYAFQYAKNNNRKKVTVVHKANIMRMSDGLFLRCVRDMAQKFPEIQFEERYLDTVCLNMVQNPGKYDVLVMPNLYGDILSDMCAGLVGGLGLTPSGNMGLNGALFESVHGTAPDIAGKDLANPTALLLSAVMMLRHMELNQYADKIERAAFETIKEGKYLTGDLGGRAKCSEFTNEICAKL